A genomic window from Bacillus sp. BGMRC 2118 includes:
- a CDS encoding amidase has product MNVTTLSIEQLATLYRRRELSPVEVVKEVLLIQEKIDSRLNSFITVEKESAIQSAKLAEKAFKEGEDCHQLTGIPYSVKDLFYTKDIRTTCGSHLLRDFVPAYTASVVERLQSTGAVLLGKNNMLEFAYGIVHPEFGQTNNPHDVSKTAGGSSGGSAAAVAAGIGCFSLGTDTGGSIRIPASYCGTVGLKPTYGLVSDHGVFPLSWSLDHVGPLTRTVKDAAIVLNVMAGLEIKLTESLDRKTVGVLPQSKLTSLQPEVRNIYDQTVNLINSMGWEVVEIDIEKWNLAEDILMNILLPEAAYIHERWLNQKELYAPMTYAQLQQGLTVSALDYITGTKAQKEFTAIVTNALAHVDVLLTPTVAFPAPSEDPVIGDNTQNEMTFTGPFNVSGHPALTLNMGYTQDQLPVGMQLIGKHHGEQELLNIAYMLELRGNGGV; this is encoded by the coding sequence ATGAATGTTACAACATTATCAATTGAGCAGCTTGCCACTTTATACCGCAGAAGAGAATTATCTCCTGTTGAAGTCGTGAAGGAGGTCTTGTTAATACAAGAAAAGATCGATTCACGTCTTAATTCCTTCATAACAGTTGAAAAGGAATCTGCCATACAATCTGCTAAACTGGCAGAAAAAGCGTTTAAAGAAGGTGAGGATTGTCACCAACTTACAGGAATTCCTTATTCGGTGAAGGATTTATTTTATACAAAAGACATACGAACGACATGCGGCTCTCACCTTTTACGTGATTTTGTCCCAGCCTACACAGCTTCGGTTGTGGAAAGACTTCAATCAACTGGAGCAGTGTTACTTGGGAAAAATAATATGCTTGAGTTCGCATACGGCATTGTTCATCCAGAGTTCGGACAGACGAATAACCCTCATGATGTATCAAAAACAGCAGGAGGCTCAAGCGGTGGTTCAGCAGCAGCCGTTGCAGCAGGAATAGGATGCTTCTCACTTGGAACAGATACAGGCGGTTCAATCAGGATTCCCGCATCCTACTGTGGAACGGTTGGATTGAAACCAACATATGGACTTGTCAGTGATCATGGTGTCTTTCCATTATCTTGGTCACTTGATCATGTTGGACCTCTTACACGTACTGTAAAGGATGCAGCAATTGTACTAAACGTGATGGCCGGATTAGAAATAAAGCTTACTGAATCTCTTGACCGCAAAACTGTAGGCGTTTTACCTCAATCCAAATTAACAAGTTTACAGCCCGAAGTAAGAAATATTTATGATCAAACTGTGAATTTAATTAATTCTATGGGATGGGAAGTTGTTGAGATTGACATTGAGAAATGGAATCTTGCAGAAGATATATTAATGAATATCTTACTTCCTGAAGCTGCCTATATTCACGAAAGGTGGCTGAATCAGAAAGAATTATATGCACCAATGACCTACGCTCAACTACAACAAGGACTCACCGTTTCCGCGTTGGACTATATTACGGGAACAAAAGCACAGAAGGAGTTTACAGCCATCGTGACGAACGCATTAGCCCATGTTGATGTATTACTGACTCCAACCGTTGCTTTTCCTGCTCCAAGTGAAGATCCTGTCATTGGGGATAACACGCAAAACGAAATGACCTTTACCGGACCGTTTAATGTATCAGGTCATCCTGCCCTTACACTCAATATGGGCTATACACAAGATCAGTTACCAGTAGGGATGCAGCTAATTGGTAAGCATCATGGCGAACAAGAGTTATTGAACATCGCATACATGTTAGAACTCCGCGGAAACGGAGGGGTATAA
- a CDS encoding creatininase family protein: MYLMDLNMSKFQEMKKQINSVIIPIGMLEAHGPHCSLGTDVLIPRELIRRLDEELGHSLFIAPEIPYGHSFGLLPFDGTIDVSSDAFMMYVYQVGKELHRNGLTNIILFNGHGGNIPSLQLVSEKLADLGAFVLTINWWIDYRSTILHITPGFGHAGEDETSLILAIDENLADTDHLEHHELGADPRLKYHNWGSDMFPNGYSGNPGAATAEKGEKLYQVLVPLIVSDIENMWNTINKMGE; the protein is encoded by the coding sequence ATGTACTTGATGGATCTCAATATGAGCAAGTTTCAAGAAATGAAAAAACAAATCAATTCAGTAATCATACCGATTGGAATGCTTGAGGCACACGGTCCTCACTGTTCACTTGGAACCGATGTACTCATTCCGAGAGAATTGATTCGGAGACTTGATGAAGAGCTTGGACATAGTCTATTTATTGCACCCGAAATTCCGTACGGACACTCATTTGGCCTTCTGCCGTTTGATGGAACCATTGACGTAAGCAGTGATGCATTTATGATGTACGTCTATCAAGTCGGAAAAGAGCTTCATCGAAATGGATTAACGAACATTATTCTATTTAATGGTCATGGAGGGAATATCCCAAGCTTACAACTCGTTTCTGAAAAACTAGCAGACTTAGGAGCTTTTGTACTTACGATTAATTGGTGGATAGACTATCGTTCTACCATTCTACATATTACTCCAGGATTCGGTCATGCTGGAGAGGATGAAACATCACTCATTTTAGCAATTGATGAGAATCTAGCCGATACAGATCACTTAGAACACCATGAATTAGGAGCTGATCCAAGATTAAAATATCATAACTGGGGAAGCGATATGTTTCCAAATGGTTACTCAGGTAACCCTGGCGCGGCTACTGCTGAAAAAGGAGAAAAGTTATACCAAGTACTTGTTCCACTCATTGTTTCTGATATAGAAAATATGTGGAATACAATAAACAAAATGGGGGAATGA
- a CDS encoding M28 family peptidase — protein sequence MNTLTQEELIREVSGEVLMNHTKHISKEVRLSGSDEELRAFHYVKTQLETYGLKTHLLFQDAYISIPLEATVTVGETTITGITHSMAPSTAKEGVKGEIIYCSDLTNNINIEGKIAILEGIALPSSVETVEKRGAIGVIFINGPYTHEMIVSTVWGNPTPGAVYPSIPVMSVNDEDGEIIKQYTECVLYTKVDTSWRKVPALTAEIRGNVEPDHFLMFSGHIDSWHYGAMDNATANATMLETARILSQQKHQLIRSVRFAFWSGHSHGRYAGSASYCDSHFEDLYNHCFLHIYVDSVGGKGATILGESNCMAETKGLASKVIQSQTNETFIGKRFSRAGDQSFWGAGIPSLYMGMSEQELTNDPASQALFKLFGGQKAGGFGWWWHTTEDTLDKIDEENLVRDCKVYVATIYEACTAPILPLDYRETIQEFIQTVDNYQELMGSSFTLRTTIERLQLLNENVNLFYHNMRKLSSTEQEIQDYNSTILKLSKILVPLGYVEGDLFDHDLAASTTPVPLLRIANNFAQTDEYTIEYYQLKTLLQRRINKVNFNLQKAIDLVQSNVY from the coding sequence ATGAATACCCTTACACAAGAAGAGTTGATTAGAGAAGTTAGCGGAGAAGTGCTGATGAATCATACGAAACACATCTCTAAAGAAGTGCGATTATCTGGTTCAGATGAAGAATTACGTGCCTTTCATTATGTAAAAACACAGCTTGAAACATATGGATTGAAAACTCACTTATTGTTTCAAGATGCTTACATTAGCATTCCTCTTGAAGCCACGGTAACAGTTGGTGAAACAACGATTACAGGAATCACCCATTCAATGGCTCCTTCTACGGCTAAAGAGGGAGTAAAGGGTGAAATTATTTATTGTAGCGATCTAACAAACAACATAAATATAGAAGGGAAAATCGCCATCTTAGAGGGAATTGCCCTGCCAAGCAGTGTTGAAACAGTTGAAAAACGAGGTGCAATTGGTGTTATTTTTATCAATGGTCCGTATACGCACGAAATGATTGTCTCTACTGTATGGGGCAATCCAACGCCTGGTGCAGTCTATCCAAGCATTCCCGTCATGTCTGTCAATGATGAGGATGGAGAAATCATTAAACAATATACTGAATGTGTATTGTATACAAAAGTAGATACATCATGGAGAAAAGTTCCTGCATTAACAGCTGAAATACGTGGAAATGTTGAACCAGATCATTTTCTCATGTTTAGTGGTCATATTGATTCATGGCATTATGGCGCGATGGACAACGCCACAGCGAATGCCACAATGCTAGAGACAGCACGAATCTTATCTCAGCAAAAACATCAACTCATAAGAAGTGTACGATTTGCCTTTTGGTCCGGACATTCACACGGAAGATATGCTGGTTCTGCTTCTTACTGTGACAGCCACTTTGAGGATTTGTATAACCATTGCTTCTTACACATATATGTTGATTCGGTCGGAGGAAAAGGTGCTACAATTTTAGGTGAAAGTAACTGCATGGCCGAAACAAAAGGACTTGCGAGTAAAGTGATTCAATCACAAACGAATGAAACTTTTATCGGTAAACGTTTTTCCAGAGCAGGAGATCAATCCTTTTGGGGAGCAGGAATCCCCTCTCTTTATATGGGGATGTCAGAACAAGAATTGACTAATGATCCCGCCTCACAAGCTTTATTCAAGCTGTTTGGAGGACAAAAGGCAGGAGGCTTCGGCTGGTGGTGGCACACAACAGAAGACACACTAGATAAAATCGATGAAGAGAATCTAGTAAGAGACTGCAAGGTTTATGTTGCTACCATTTACGAAGCTTGTACAGCCCCAATTCTCCCATTGGATTATCGAGAAACCATTCAAGAGTTTATACAAACTGTAGATAATTATCAAGAGTTGATGGGTTCATCCTTTACCTTGCGTACAACCATAGAGCGATTACAACTTCTCAATGAAAATGTGAATCTCTTTTATCACAACATGAGAAAGCTTTCTTCGACAGAGCAAGAAATACAAGACTATAATTCCACCATCCTTAAGCTTTCTAAAATACTCGTTCCACTAGGGTATGTCGAGGGTGATCTATTTGATCATGACCTAGCAGCAAGTACAACACCTGTGCCATTACTTCGTATTGCCAATAACTTTGCCCAGACTGATGAATATACAATTGAATATTATCAACTCAAGACCTTATTACAAAGACGTATAAACAAAGTGAATTTCAACTTACAGAAAGCCATCGATCTCGTTCAATCCAACGTTTACTAA
- a CDS encoding NAD(P)-dependent alcohol dehydrogenase, producing MKAIVYESYGSPEVLQLKEVAKPIPKDHELLIKVKATTVTVADVRARGFIVPRAFWLPARISLGMTKPKKEILGMEVAGVVEAVGKQVKTFNIGDEVFAATLVNFGGYAEYICLPENGPVSLKPSNATFEEAAAIPIGARTALFFLRKANIKPGQQVLVYGASGSVGTYAVQLANYFGAHVTGICSTKNKIVVKSLGADKVIDYTKEDFSKDGTKYDVIFEAVDKSSFSTCIDSLKEGGTYINITPPLPDMKMIWAKITSGKRVILSQNSPETAEALVFLKSLFEEEKLKAVIDQTYTMQEIRKAHHYVEKGHKVGNVVLTIE from the coding sequence ATGAAAGCGATTGTATATGAAAGCTATGGTTCTCCAGAAGTATTACAATTGAAGGAAGTAGCAAAACCAATTCCAAAGGATCATGAACTATTAATTAAAGTGAAGGCTACAACCGTAACAGTTGCAGATGTTCGTGCTAGGGGTTTTATCGTTCCCCGAGCCTTCTGGCTTCCAGCAAGAATTTCACTTGGCATGACGAAGCCGAAAAAAGAAATTCTCGGAATGGAGGTTGCCGGAGTCGTTGAGGCAGTTGGTAAACAAGTGAAAACATTTAACATTGGTGATGAAGTATTTGCTGCTACACTTGTTAATTTTGGTGGCTACGCAGAATACATATGTCTCCCGGAAAATGGACCTGTGTCATTGAAACCATCTAATGCTACCTTTGAAGAAGCAGCAGCTATTCCAATCGGTGCACGAACGGCACTTTTCTTTTTAAGAAAAGCCAATATTAAGCCTGGACAACAAGTACTTGTTTACGGAGCTTCTGGAAGTGTCGGTACGTATGCTGTTCAGTTAGCCAACTATTTTGGAGCACATGTAACTGGTATATGCAGCACAAAAAATAAGATTGTTGTGAAATCACTCGGTGCAGACAAGGTAATTGACTATACGAAAGAAGATTTTTCAAAAGATGGCACAAAGTATGACGTCATTTTTGAAGCTGTCGACAAAAGCTCATTTTCAACCTGCATAGACTCACTTAAAGAAGGTGGTACATATATCAACATTACACCTCCTTTACCAGATATGAAGATGATATGGGCTAAAATCACTTCCGGCAAAAGAGTCATTCTAAGTCAAAATTCTCCCGAAACAGCTGAAGCTCTTGTTTTCTTGAAATCACTGTTTGAAGAAGAAAAACTGAAAGCTGTCATTGACCAAACCTATACAATGCAAGAGATTCGTAAAGCACATCATTATGTAGAGAAAGGACATAAAGTCGGGAATGTCGTGTTGACAATAGAATAA
- a CDS encoding catalase, with protein MDKNKGQNDANEQDVQRETLTTRQGHPVTDNQNIRTIGDRGPATLENYHFIEKISHFDREEVPERVVHARGSGAFGYFETYGKVGDEPVEKYTRAKVFSGAGKKTPLMVRFSTVAGAKDSPETARDPRGFAVKMYTEDGNWDLVGNNLKIFFIRDAMKFPDMIHAFKADPASNVPNPQRMFDFVSRTPEATHMITFLFSPWGIPATYRHMQGSGVNTYKWVNNKGEAVLVKYHWEPKQGIRNLTQEEADAIQAKNVGHATQDLYEAIERGDYPEWELFVQIMSDDYHPELDFDPLDDTKLWPEDQFPWLPVGRMVLDRNPKDFHAEIIQAAFGTGVLVDGMDFSDDKMLQGRTFSYSDTQRYRVGSNYLQLPVNAPKAPVRTNQHRGQMDHRDPSESGDNPHINYEPSMLGGFKETNKDERMPHQPTYNAAAMSAPIDRPNNYGQAGHTYRSLEDWEQDELIKNLSGALAVCDKRIQDEMIEHFTQADEDYGRRVKEGIEMKMKELEQMGKEENVPGRESGSTKFGQGTIAANEATKDAVKRVTKQTHIKNEIERAVQ; from the coding sequence TTGGATAAGAACAAAGGGCAAAATGATGCGAATGAACAAGACGTTCAACGCGAAACATTAACAACACGTCAAGGGCATCCTGTAACGGATAACCAAAACATTCGTACAATTGGAGATCGCGGTCCGGCTACACTGGAGAATTATCATTTTATTGAGAAAATTTCACATTTTGACCGAGAAGAAGTACCAGAGCGCGTTGTGCACGCTAGAGGAAGCGGAGCATTCGGCTATTTTGAGACCTATGGAAAAGTGGGCGACGAGCCGGTAGAAAAATACACGCGAGCGAAAGTGTTTTCAGGGGCTGGAAAGAAAACGCCATTAATGGTTCGTTTCTCAACTGTGGCAGGTGCGAAAGATTCACCAGAAACAGCAAGAGATCCACGTGGATTTGCTGTAAAAATGTACACAGAAGACGGAAACTGGGATTTGGTAGGAAACAATCTCAAAATCTTCTTTATCCGCGATGCAATGAAGTTTCCAGATATGATTCATGCTTTTAAAGCAGACCCTGCATCTAACGTACCAAACCCACAACGCATGTTTGATTTCGTATCTCGTACACCTGAAGCGACTCATATGATTACCTTCCTATTTTCACCATGGGGAATTCCAGCTACATACCGCCACATGCAGGGATCAGGAGTCAATACATATAAATGGGTAAATAATAAAGGCGAAGCTGTACTAGTTAAGTATCATTGGGAACCAAAACAAGGAATCCGTAACTTAACTCAAGAGGAAGCGGATGCGATTCAAGCAAAGAACGTTGGACATGCAACACAAGATTTATATGAAGCAATTGAACGCGGAGATTATCCGGAATGGGAGCTATTTGTACAAATCATGTCAGATGATTACCACCCTGAACTGGATTTCGATCCACTTGATGATACAAAACTGTGGCCTGAGGATCAATTTCCGTGGTTACCAGTTGGGCGCATGGTATTAGATCGTAATCCAAAAGATTTCCATGCAGAAATTATACAAGCTGCATTTGGAACAGGAGTATTAGTTGACGGTATGGACTTTTCAGACGATAAAATGCTGCAAGGTCGTACTTTCTCTTATTCTGATACACAGCGTTACCGTGTAGGGTCAAACTACTTACAACTGCCGGTTAACGCTCCGAAGGCACCTGTTCGCACAAATCAACATCGTGGACAAATGGATCATCGTGACCCGAGTGAGTCAGGTGACAACCCTCATATCAACTATGAGCCTTCTATGCTAGGTGGATTTAAGGAAACAAACAAAGATGAGCGCATGCCACACCAACCAACCTATAATGCTGCAGCCATGAGTGCCCCTATTGACCGTCCGAACAATTACGGGCAAGCCGGACATACATACCGCAGCTTAGAGGATTGGGAGCAAGATGAGCTAATTAAAAACTTATCTGGTGCACTTGCAGTATGTGACAAGCGCATTCAAGATGAAATGATTGAACACTTCACACAGGCAGACGAAGATTACGGTCGCCGCGTGAAAGAAGGCATTGAAATGAAAATGAAAGAGCTTGAGCAAATGGGCAAAGAAGAAAATGTACCTGGACGTGAATCCGGGTCTACCAAATTTGGTCAAGGTACAATTGCTGCCAACGAAGCAACAAAAGATGCAGTGAAAAGAGTCACGAAGCAGACCCATATTAAGAATGAGATAGAAAGGGCTGTCCAGTAA
- a CDS encoding histidine phosphatase family protein, translated as MNTFIYLVRHGDSPKTGDEGSRGLTQTGEEHATQVAERLRKEGIHAILSSPYTRSLLTVEKLANELNQEVLVYEELKERMYSVESNRISDKELLPLLEKSFSNPKFSLIGAESNEDCQKRAIHVLQKILQAFRGRRVVIGTHGIIMTLMLSFFDKNYDLNFLLHTSKPDIYRMEFNQDTLVEAKRMWKEGTK; from the coding sequence ATGAATACTTTTATATATTTAGTGAGGCATGGTGATTCACCGAAGACCGGAGACGAAGGATCAAGAGGTTTAACTCAGACAGGAGAAGAACACGCTACTCAAGTTGCTGAACGTTTAAGAAAGGAAGGAATTCATGCGATTCTATCGAGTCCGTACACACGTTCCCTATTAACAGTTGAGAAATTAGCGAATGAATTAAATCAAGAAGTACTGGTGTATGAAGAACTAAAAGAAAGAATGTATTCCGTTGAATCGAATAGAATCAGTGATAAAGAACTACTTCCCTTGCTTGAAAAATCATTCTCTAATCCGAAATTCTCTTTAATAGGAGCAGAATCTAATGAAGATTGCCAAAAGAGAGCCATACATGTACTTCAGAAAATACTGCAGGCATTTCGTGGCAGGCGGGTTGTCATAGGTACTCATGGTATTATTATGACATTAATGTTGAGTTTCTTTGACAAGAACTACGATTTGAACTTTTTATTACATACATCAAAGCCTGATATTTACCGAATGGAATTCAATCAAGATACATTAGTGGAAGCGAAAAGAATGTGGAAAGAAGGAACAAAATAA
- a CDS encoding RND transporter: protein MNRKSVNYFNNIVLIFVLLAAVITTFTTLYDLADPTKYDFGDGAQSRLDFRFGSLHIFLSFIILLLTTLLAIGWKRLFPYNVPIAIILIGFCYVLTFLTFTVGWVGIQGMMGFVIAFLIGILLIIVYLAFNVINKIKGRETPNKKL from the coding sequence ATGAATCGAAAAAGTGTGAATTACTTTAACAATATTGTTCTTATTTTCGTTTTACTAGCTGCAGTGATTACTACGTTTACAACACTGTATGATTTAGCAGATCCAACAAAATATGATTTTGGAGACGGAGCACAGTCTCGTCTTGATTTTCGGTTTGGATCTCTGCACATATTTCTGTCCTTCATCATCTTACTTTTAACCACATTGTTAGCAATCGGATGGAAGCGTCTGTTTCCCTATAATGTACCCATTGCGATTATCCTCATCGGTTTTTGTTATGTTCTAACTTTCCTAACCTTTACAGTTGGATGGGTTGGAATTCAAGGCATGATGGGTTTTGTTATCGCGTTCTTAATCGGCATATTGTTAATTATCGTTTATCTTGCATTTAATGTGATCAATAAAATAAAGGGGAGAGAGACCCCTAATAAAAAATTATAA
- a CDS encoding LysM peptidoglycan-binding domain-containing protein — protein MKQKTNQLRRILIALVILLVSVSTSLTAHAATKVLPTAGVFVNGKAVDGVQPIKLNGEVYIPFNRLAKMLHYNTIEYNPKNATFQVTDGSSMLRATVGGAIARKGNEYIHIDPLVWHKKSAYISLSAGSALFNVYMYYKPENGSIQVQKPAKQYIVQHGDSLYDIARAHHTTVYQIKLANNLKTNTIHPGQRLQIPTKVTAKETEPIREKAPVKKSTNITTVRTNIIAEAKKYIGAGYKYGATLAEAPRLFDCSSYTLLVFQKNGVNLPRTSREQASRGTYVQKLQQGDLLFFTDPSTYSDGRVGHVGIYMADGSMIHASSSKGVTITKNVLQNPYWGKHYLFAKRVVK, from the coding sequence GTGAAACAGAAAACAAATCAACTTCGAAGAATACTCATTGCTCTAGTGATCCTATTGGTAAGTGTGAGCACTTCACTAACAGCTCATGCGGCTACAAAGGTGTTACCTACTGCAGGAGTATTTGTGAACGGAAAAGCAGTAGATGGTGTTCAACCGATTAAACTAAATGGCGAAGTGTACATACCCTTTAATCGATTAGCAAAGATGCTACATTACAATACGATTGAATACAATCCAAAGAATGCAACGTTCCAAGTAACGGACGGTTCTAGTATGCTTCGCGCAACAGTGGGCGGTGCCATTGCTCGAAAAGGAAATGAATACATCCATATAGACCCGCTTGTGTGGCATAAAAAGTCAGCCTATATTTCCCTATCTGCCGGTAGTGCATTGTTTAACGTGTATATGTATTACAAGCCTGAAAACGGATCAATTCAAGTACAAAAACCAGCGAAGCAATACATTGTACAGCATGGTGATTCACTTTATGACATCGCACGTGCTCACCATACAACGGTGTATCAAATAAAATTAGCAAATAACTTAAAAACAAATACGATTCATCCAGGTCAACGACTACAGATACCAACAAAGGTAACGGCAAAAGAAACGGAACCCATTCGTGAGAAAGCACCTGTTAAAAAGTCGACGAATATTACAACCGTGCGAACAAACATCATTGCAGAAGCGAAAAAGTATATCGGGGCTGGATACAAATATGGTGCAACACTCGCAGAAGCTCCTCGACTCTTTGACTGTTCTTCTTATACATTGCTTGTCTTCCAAAAAAATGGTGTAAACTTACCAAGAACGTCTCGTGAACAAGCGAGCAGAGGAACATATGTTCAGAAGTTACAGCAAGGAGATTTACTATTCTTTACTGACCCGAGCACCTATTCAGATGGACGTGTCGGTCATGTTGGAATCTATATGGCAGACGGAAGTATGATCCATGCCTCCTCTTCAAAAGGTGTGACCATTACAAAAAATGTGCTTCAAAATCCATACTGGGGTAAGCATTATTTATTTGCCAAGCGAGTCGTTAAGTAA
- a CDS encoding TerC family protein, with protein sequence MELSILVEYAWVLLLLIAIEGLLAADNALVLAIMVKHLPEEERKRALFYGLAGAFVFRFGSLFAISFLVDVWQVQAIGALYLFFIAINHITRKLIFKKDESKDKKQEKKTGFWMTVFKVELADIAFAIDSILAAVALAVTLPNTNLPSIGGLDGGKFLVIFAGGLIGLVIMRFAANFFVTLLQTRPGLEIAAFMIVGWVGVKLAVYTLSHPELAMLPTTFAKSPEWKITFYVVLLLIAAGGWFFSNPKKEVENHH encoded by the coding sequence TTGGAACTTTCAATTTTAGTTGAGTATGCATGGGTTCTTCTACTGTTAATTGCAATTGAAGGTTTACTCGCGGCTGATAATGCACTTGTTTTGGCTATTATGGTTAAGCATCTTCCTGAGGAAGAAAGAAAGCGGGCATTGTTTTATGGGTTAGCGGGTGCCTTCGTTTTTAGATTCGGATCTTTATTTGCGATATCCTTTCTCGTTGATGTTTGGCAAGTTCAAGCGATCGGTGCGCTTTATTTATTTTTCATTGCCATTAACCATATAACCCGAAAACTTATTTTTAAGAAGGATGAAAGTAAGGATAAAAAGCAAGAGAAGAAAACGGGTTTTTGGATGACCGTTTTTAAGGTTGAGCTAGCTGATATTGCATTTGCCATTGACTCAATCTTGGCTGCTGTGGCGTTGGCTGTTACCTTGCCAAACACAAATCTCCCGTCTATTGGTGGGTTGGATGGTGGGAAATTCCTGGTGATTTTTGCCGGTGGTTTAATAGGATTAGTTATCATGCGTTTTGCAGCAAATTTCTTCGTAACCCTTCTTCAAACAAGACCGGGTCTTGAAATTGCAGCATTCATGATTGTCGGATGGGTTGGTGTAAAGCTCGCTGTATACACATTATCTCATCCCGAACTAGCCATGTTACCGACAACCTTTGCGAAATCACCCGAGTGGAAAATTACATTCTATGTTGTACTCCTTTTAATTGCAGCTGGTGGATGGTTTTTCTCAAACCCGAAAAAGGAAGTAGAAAATCATCATTAG
- a CDS encoding FbpB family small basic protein — MKPSKKVRMSLHELTKRNKEEIMKDVKQLEKIEKRIDDKKAYSY; from the coding sequence TCAAAAAAAGTTAGAATGTCTCTACATGAGCTTACTAAGCGAAACAAGGAAGAAATAATGAAGGATGTAAAGCAGTTAGAGAAGATTGAAAAACGGATAGATGATAAGAAAGCTTACAGTTATTAA